Proteins encoded by one window of Salvia splendens isolate huo1 chromosome 14, SspV2, whole genome shotgun sequence:
- the LOC121765152 gene encoding protein SPIRRIG-like isoform X1 yields the protein MFGNSSGKKAMKWVSLLKDFKEKVGLSPPPPSAPTTPSPPPPRDRISSNANDLSPTTPDFWSLPSRDKDELELDFKRYWEEFRSSNSEKEKERALTWTVEIFCRLEREHKNVAHLFSILVETHIFSFVVGRAFVTDIDKLKLSSKTRALEAEKVLLYLSEITKDGIAPGANLLHAVEVLVSGPVDKQSFLDSGIFCCLIHVLNALLAPDGGSHLKKSSHSEALSTFTEKNDETRPARKLEVEGSVVHIMKALASHPSAAQSLIEDNSLQLLFNMVANGSLVVFSQFKEGLVPLHAIQLHRHAMQILSLLLANDNGCTAKYIRKYHLIKVLLMAVKDFNPDCGDPAYTMGIVDLLLECAELSYRPEAGGIRLREDIHNAHGYQFLVHFALTLSEYRSGQTFYSITSEDSASSLADEGVEGKSSNEDIGLKNSPHSLSPTLCRLLDVIINFAQIGPSDVSELSGIEASKSSNIKPNGHGKGHTSSSDRPVDDIWKKDEGQVGDLEAVQMLQDIIIKAESTELQTEVLNRIFKIFSGHPENYKLCQQLRTVPLLIQNMAGFPLSLQEIILKVLEYAVTVVNIIPEQELLSLCCLLQQQKSAELNHTILSFLVKLLSFDQQYKKILREFGMMEFLLDDLKQHKFFLGTEQLAGVHGQLERNTSPSSFKKDLDSKGAILSSPKLLESGSGKFPLFEVEGTIAGAWDCLVSLLKKAEANQASFRSANGVSVILPLLASDVHRPGALRVLSCLIIEDAKQAHPEELGAMVEILKSGMVTSDSGSQYTLRDDAKCDAFGTLWRILGVNGSAQRVFGEATGFSLLLTTLHTFQNDGEQKIQPSISLSVKVFTYMMRAVTAGVSGNAVNRMKLHTIVASHTFSDLLCDSGLICVDYERQVIQLFLELAVELVLPPFLTSDAATVTSEMQNETASFPLITPSGSFVPDKERVYNAAAIRVLIRALLLCTPKVQLELLNLIQKLACGSSFNKENLTSVGCVQLLLETIYPFISSASPLVSHSLKIVEVLGAYRLSVPELRILIRYIFQMRVESSGRCLVEMMERLILLEDMGSDDVSLAPFVELDMSKTGHASIQVPLGERSWPPAAGYSFVCWFQFRNLLKSSAKESEAPKAGYSRRRSSSIGQQVLRIFSVGSVENGSTFYAEVLLQDDGLITLATSNTSSLTFSGLEMEEGRWHHLAVVHNKPNALAGLFQASVAYVYVNGKLRHTGKLGYSPSPAGKSLQVNIGTPVACAKANDLSWKLRSCYLFEESLSPGSICFMYILGRGYRGLFQDSNLLQFVPNQACGGGSMAILDSLDTDLSLTATMQKPDSAGKQGITKVDQSGIVWDSDKLGNLSLHLWGKKLIFAFDGTSTEMFRASGTLSMLNLVDPLSVAASPIGGIPRFGRLVGDIYVCKQSVIGDTIRPIGGMAVVLALVEAAETRDMFHMSLTLLACALHQNPQNVRDMQKCRGYHLLALFLQRKMSLFDMHSLEIFFQIAACEASFSEPRKIEAVHNNLSPAGIINESSFEDNTLSKFRDEFSSVRSPRYIDDFSATKDSFSHISVLESTYIQTETSNCIVLSNADMVEHVLLDWTLWVGAPVPIQISLLGFLEHLVSMHWYRNHNLTILRRINLVQHLLVTLQRGDVEVPVLEKLVVLLGVILEDGFLSSELELVVRFMIMTFDPPDLTSRNHIMREAMGKPIIVRNMLLEMLIDLQVTIHSEELLEQWHRMVSSKLITYFLDEAVHPTSMRWITTLLGVCLTSSPTFALKFRSSGGYQGLARVLPSFYDSPDIYYILFCLIFGKPVYPRLPEVRMLDFHALIPSDSSYVELKFVELLESVIAMAKSTFDRLCNQSTLAYQTGNLSHVGASLVAELTDEHVDVSGELQGEALMHKTYAARLMVGEASAPATATSVLRFMVDLAKICLPFSVGCRRMEFLESCIDLYFSCVRAAHAVRMAKELSVKTEDKNLNDGEEDSCSSHNTFSSLPQEQELSAKTSISVGSFAQGNVSASSDDIPVSPNNVASEKPNIGIVETQYQLVKEDTQAARNFDVEVVEQASLATSGSNEFSFHDKKSTSDPSHQKDLHSTLSSTMLESPVMSEKCNSLISPISSSSPVLALTSWLGSSSRNDLKSQSARSMNSFVSLNDSNHTPDLKPSDHTKPSTNMFAISPMLLLEVDDCGYGGGPCSAGATAVLDLVAEVLADFVTGQMKAASVVETVLENVPQYADAESILVFQGLCLTRLMNFLERRLLRDDEEDEKKLDKTRWSLNLDALSWMIVDRVYMGAFPQPASVLKTLEFLLSMLQLANKDGRIEETIPAGRLLSIGRGSRQLDTYIHALFKNTNRMILFCFLPSFLLTIGEDDLLSRLGLLNEPKKILSVYPSPVEEGVNVFTVLQLLVAHRRIIFSPSNLETDLNCCLCINLISLLHDHRQNVQNEAVDILKYLLVQRRAALEEFLVSKPNQGSSLDVLHGGFDNILTGNLSGFFDWFHSSQSVVNKVLEQCAVIMWVQYITGSAKFAGVRIKDMDSRRKRDMAKKTGDSSKVEHKHWEQVNERRIALELVRDAMATELRVIRQDKYGWVLHAESEWQTHLQQLVHERGIFPISRSSTNEEEPEWYLCPIEGPYRMRKKLERCKLKIDTIENVLNGKFLLGEGELSKEKIEDEDHASDTESDSFFNLLASKPNDESFSSELYDESAFRESEDAGDIAFSGVGWNDDRESSINEASLHSATEFGVKSSAGSTQRAESVPGKSDLGSPRQSSSARIDDVRVAEDKSYKELNDNGEYLIRPYLEPSERIKYKYNCERVVGLDKHDGIFLIGELSLYVIENFYIDDSGCIHEKDSEDDLSVIDQALGVQKDLSICMDSHSKSTMSWSATAKAYVGARAWAYNGGAWGKEKLGSSGNVPHLWHMWKLDSVHELLKRDYQLRPVAIEVFSMDGCNDLLVFHKKEREEVFKNLVAMNLPRNSMLDSTISGSTKQDSNEGSRLFKVMAKSFSKRWQNGEISNFQYIMHLNTLAGRGYSDLTQYPVFPWVLADYESETLNFSDPKTFRKLDKPMGCQSLEGEEEFRKRYDSWDDPEVPKFHYGSHYSSAGIVLFYLLRLPPFSMENQKLQGGQFDHADRLFNSIQDTWLSAAGKGNTSDVKELIPEFFYMPEFLENKFQLDFGEKQSGEKVGEVVLPPWAKGSAREFIRKHREALESDYISEHLHHWIDLIFGYRQRGKAAEDAVNVFYHYTYEGSVDIDSVADPAMKASILAQINHFGQTPKQLFLKPHVKRRTDKRNLPHPLRHSELLVPHEIRKSSSPISQIVNFGDKVLIAGPNNLLKPRTFSKNVAWGFPDRSLRFVTYDQERVLSTHENLHGGNQIQCVGATHDGQSLVTGADDGLVCVWRLGKDGPRVVRRLQLEKALCGHTGKITCLHVSQPYMMIVSGSEDCSVIIWDLSSLVFVRQLPEFPSPVSAIYVNDLTGEILTAAGVMLAVWSINGDCLAVVNTSQLPSDSILSLTGSTFSDCIDKQWYASGHQSGAVKVWKMVHSSSEESSQAKQNTSPGAGLGLGSKVPEYRLILHKVLKSHKFPVTALHLSSDLKQLLSGDSGGHLVSWTLPEESLRSLMNHG from the exons ATGTTTGGAAATTCGAGTGGAAAGAAAGCGATGAAATGGGTATCATTGCTTAAAGACTTCAAGGAAAAAGTTGGTCTTTCCCCGCCTCCGCCATCGGCCCCAACAACTCCGTCTCCGCCGCCCCCGAGAGATAGAATCAGCAGCAATGCTAACGATTTGTCGCCGACCACCCCTGACTTTTGGTCATTGCCTTCAAG AGACAAAGATGAACTGGAATTGGATTTCAAGAGATACTGGGAAGAGTTCCGTTCCTCCAATTCTGAAAAG GAGAAGGAGAGGGCCTTGACTTGGACTGTAGAAATTTTTTGTAGATTAGAGAGAGAACACAAAAATGTCGCCCATTTATTTTCCAT ATTGGTAGAGACACACATTTTTTCGTTTGTTGTGGGAAGGGCTTTTGTTACTGATATAGACAAGCTGAAGCTTAGCAGTAAAACAAGAGCGTTGGAAGCTGAGAAAGTTTTATTATATCTCTCAGAAATTACAAAG GATGGCATTGCACCTGGTGCAAATCTATTACATGCAGTGGAAGTCCTTGTATCGGGG CCAGTTGATAAACAATCATTTCTTGATTCTGGGATCTTTTGCTGTCTTATTCATGTCCTAAATGCTCTTCTTGCTCCTGATGGTGGCAGTCATTTGAAAAAGTCAAGTCACAGTGAAGCCTTGTCAACATTTActgaaaaaaatgatgaaacCAGACCTGCTCGCAAGCTTGAG GTTGAAGGCAGTGTTGTACATATTATGAAAGCATTGGCTAGCCATCCTTCTGCCGCTCAAAGTCTGATAGAAGATAACTCACTTCAATTACTGTTTAACATGGTTGCCAATGGTTCTTTGGTGGTGTTCTCTCAATTCAAAGAAGGTCTAGTTCCTTTGCATGCCATTCAGCTTCACAGACATGCCATGCAG ATCCTCAGTCTTCTTTTGGCCAATGACAATGGTTGCACTGCCAAGTACATACGCAAGTATCACCTG ATTAAAGTTCTTCTGATGGCTGTAAAGGATTTCAACCCTGATTGTGGGGATCCGGCCTACACTATGGGCATTGTAGACTTGCTTCTTGAATGTGCTGAATTATCTTACAGACCTG AGGCTGGTGGTATCAGACTCAGAGAGGATATTCACAATGCTCATGGTTACCAGTTCCTGGTTCATTTTGCCTTGACTCTGTCAGAATACAGATCTGGCCAGACTTTCTACTCCATTACATCTGAAGATTCAGCCAGTTCACTTGCAGATGAGGGAGTGGAGGGGAAGAGCTCAAACGAAGATATAGGATTAAAGAACTCGCCGCACAGTCTCTCACCAACGCTTTGTAGACTCCTTGATGTCATTATTAACTTCGCCCAGATAGGCCCCTCAGATGTTTCAGAATTATCTGGAATAGAAGCTTCAAAAAGTTCTAATATAAAGCCGAATGGGCATGGCAAAGGCCATACATCATCTAGTGATAGACCAGTGGATGACATTTGGAAGAAGGATGAAGGCCAAGTAGGTGATTTAGAAGCCGTACAAATGCTGCAGGACATTATAATTAAAGCAGAAAGTACAGAACTGCAGACCGAAGTATTGAATAGAATTTTTAAGATATTCTCAGGTCATCCTGAAAACTACAAGTTGTGTCAGCAATTGAGAACTGTTCCCCTCTTGATCCAAAATATGGCTGGTTTCCCTTTGTCTCTACAAGAGATAATCTTGAAAGTTCTTGAATATGCTGTTACTGTAGTGAATATCATCCCTGAACAAGAGTTGCTTTCACTTTGCTGCTTATTGCAGCAACAAAAATCTGCTGAATTGAATCATACAATTCTGTCCTTTCTCGTGAAACTCTTATCATTTGATCAACAGTACAAGAAGATCCTTAGAGAATTTGGTATGATGGAGTTTCTATTGGATGATCTGAAGCAGCATAAATTTTTCTTAGGGACTGAGCAGCTAGCTGGCGTCCATGGTCAACTGGAGAGAAATACTAGCCCAAGCAGCTTCAAGAAGGACTTGGATAGCAAGGGTGCAATTCTTTCTTCTCCAAAACTCTTAGAATCTGGTTCTGGGAAATTCCCTCTTTTTGAGGTAGAGGGGACAATTGCTGGTGCTTGGGATTGTTTAGTCTCGTTGCTAAAGAAAGCAGAAGCTAATCAAGCATCATTTCGTTCTGCTAATGGGGTCTCTGTTATACTTCCTCTTTTGGCCTCTGATGTACACCGCCCTGGTGCCCTGAGAGTATTGTCATGTTTGATTATTGAGGATGCTAAACAG GCTCATCCGGAAGAATTGGGCGCTATGgttgaaattttgaaaagtgGAATGGTTACAAGTGATTCGGGATCTCAATACACACTTCGAGATGATGCAAAATGTGATGCTTTTGGAACATTATGGCGCATATTAGGAGTTAATGGCTCCGCTCAGAGGGTTTTTGGTGAAGCAACTGGGTTTTCTCTTTTATTgaccacacttcacacatttcaaaaTGACGGTGAACAGAAAATCCAGCCATCGATATCTTTAAGTGTCAAGGTGTTTACATATATGATGCGTGCCGTGACAGCAGGGGTTTCTGGTAATGCAGTGAATCGGATGAAACTACACACAATAGTGGCATCACATACCTTTTCTGATCTTTTATGTGATTCTGGACTCATTTGTGTTGACTATGAACGGCAAGTCATACAATTGTTTCTTGAACTTGCTGTAGAGTTAGTTCTCCCACCATTTTTAACATCAGATGCAGCAACAGTAACTAGCGAGATGCAAAATGAAACAGCTAGTTTTCCTTTGATTACACCATCAGGTTCTTTTGTCCCTGACAAGGAACGTGTGTATAATGCTGCTGCTATCAGAGTGCTCATACGCGCCTTATTGCTGTGCACTCCAAAGGTGCAACTGGAATTGCTTAACCTTATTCAAAAACTTGCTTGTGGCAGCTccttcaacaaagaaaacctcACATCTGTAG GTTGTGTGCAGCTTCTCTTGGAGACAATTTATCCCTTCATTTCAAGTGCTTCTCCTTTGGTTTCTCATTCTTTGAAGATTGTTGAAGTTCTTGGTGCCTATAG GCTATCAGTACCAGAACTTAGAATTCTTATCAGGTATATATTTCAAATGAGAGTAGAAAGTTCTGGTCGTTGTCTCGTTGAAATGATGGAGAGATTAATCCTTCTAGAGGATATGGGCTCAGACGATGTATCTCTTGCACCTTTTGTGGAGTTGGACATGAGCAAGACTGGACATGCTTCCATTCAAGTGCCATTAGGGGAAAGGTCATGGCCTCCGGCTGCTGGTTATTCTTTTGTTTGCTGGTTTCAATTTCGAAATCTTCTAAAATCATCAGCAAAGGAGAGTGAAGCTCCTAAAGCTGGATATTCTAGaaggcgcagctcatcgatagGACAGCAAGTTCTTCGAATATTCTCTGTTGGGTCTGTTGAAAATGGAAGTACTTTTTATGCAGAAGTACTTTTGCAGGATGATGGACTTATAACTCTGGCAACAAGTAACACTTCCTCCTTGACTTTTTCTGGTCTTGAAATGGAAGAGGGTAGGTGGCATCATCTTGCAGTTGTGCATAACAAACCAAATGCTTTGGCTGGTCTGTTCCAAGCTAGTGTAGCTTATGTATATGTTAATGGAAAACTGAGGCACACTGGAAAACTTGGATACTCTCCCTCTCCTGCGGGTAAGTCTCTACAGGTAAATATTGGGACACCAGTTGCCTGTGCAAAGGCTAATGATTTGTCATGGAAACTCAGATCTTGCTACCTTTTTGAAGAGTCACTCTCACCAGGTTCCATATGTTTTATGTACATTCTTGGAAGGGGATACAGAGGACTTTTCCAAGATAGCAACCTATTGCAATTTGTTCCAAATCAGGCATGTGGAGGGGGAAGTATGGCTATCTTAGATTCTTTAGACACAGACTTGTCTTTAACTGCTACCATGCAAAAGCCTGACAGTGCTGGCAAACAAGGCATCACTAAAGTGGATCAAAGTGGAATTGTTTGGGATTCTgataaattgggaaatttatCACTGCATTTGTGGGGTAAAAAACTGATATTTGCATTTGATGGTACAAGTACAGAAATGTTCCGAGCATCCGGAACTTTATCCATGCTCAATCTAGTCGATCCTCTTTCAGTTGCCGCTTCTCCTATAGGGG GGATACCACGCTTTGGCAGACTTGTTGGAGATATATATGTTTGTAAGCAGTCTGTCATAGGTGATACTATACGCCCCATTGGTGGCATGGCTGTTGTACTTGCACTTGTTGAAGCTGCTGAAACAAGGGACATGTTTCACATGTCGTTGACATTGCTTGCATGTGCCCTTCATCAGAATCCTCAGAATGTTAGAGACATGCAGAAGTGCCGGGGATACCACTTGCTGGCTCTTTTTCTTCAGCGCAAAATGTCATTGTTTGACATGCATTCACTTGAGATCTTCTTCCAAATTGCTGCATGTGAGGCTTCATTCTCCGAACCAAGAAAAATTGAAGCGGTGCATAATAACCTCTCACCTGCAGGCATCATTAATGAGTCCAGCTTTGAAGATAATACTTTATCAAAGTTTCGTGATGAATTTTCGTCAGTTAGGTCTCCAAGGtatattgatgatttttctgcAACAAAAGATTCATTTAGTCATATATCGGTGTTGGAAAGTACATATATACAGACAGAGACATCTAATTGCATTGTTCTGTCTAATGCTGATATGGTTGAGCATGTGTTGTTGGATTGGACCCTTTGGGTGGGAGCTCCAGTCCCAATCCAAATTTCTTTACTTGGATTTCTTGAACATCTTGTCTCCATGCATTGGTACAGAAATCACAATCTGACAATTCTTCGCAGAATTAATCTTGTTCAGCATTTGCTGGTTACCCTGCAGAGGGGTGACGTTGAAGTGCCAGTGTTAGAAAAATTAGTTGTTCTGCTGGGTGTCATTTTGGAGGACGGGTTTCTTTCGTCTGAACTAGAGCTAGTTGTGAGATTCATGATTATGACATTCGATCCTCCTGACCTAACATCTCGTAATCATATTATGCGAGAAGCAATGGGGAAGCCTATCATTGTAAGAAACATGTTACTAGAGATGCTAATTGATCTTCAGGTGACAATTCACTCAGAGGAGTTACTTGAGCAATGGCATAGAATGGTTTCGTCGAAATTAATCACTTATTTTCTTGATGAAGCTGTTCATCCTACCAGTATGAGGTGGATCACGACCCTTCTGGGTGTGTGTCTGACATCATCTCCTACATTTGCACTTAAATTTCGCTCAAGTGGAGGTTATCAAGGTTTAGCAAGAGTGCTTCCTAGTTTCTATGATTCTCCTGATATATATTACATTTTGTTTTGTCTGATATTTGGGAAGCCTGTATATCCGAGATTACCAGAAGTGCGTATGCTTGATTTTCATGCACTCATTCCAAGTGACAGTAGCTACGTAGAGTTGAAATTTGTAGAACTTCTGGAATCTGTTATTGCAATGGCAAAATCAACATTTGATAGGTTATGCAACCAATCAACACTTGCCTATCAAACTGGCAATCTTTCTCATGTTGGTGCTAGCCTTGTAGCAGAACTCACGGATGAGCATGTAGATGTATCTGGGGAGCTCCAAGGTGAAGCTCTTATGCACAAAACTTATGCTGCTCGCTTGATGGTTGGAGAGGCATCAGCGCCTGCTACTGCCACTTCAGTTCTCAGATTCATGGTTGATCTTGCAAAAATATGTCTTCCTTTTTCTGTTGGCTGCAGACGTATGGAGTTTCTTGAAAGCtgcattgacctctatttttcCTGTGTCAG GGCTGCGCATGCTGTGAGGATGGCCAAGGAACTCTCTGTAAAAACTGAAGACAAGAATTTGAATGATGGTGAAGAGGATAGCTGTAGCTCCCATAATACTTTCTCTAGCTTGCCTCAAGAACAGGAACTTTCGGCAAAGACCTCTATTAGCGTAGGGAGCTTTGCCCAGGGGAATGTTAGTGCTAGTTCAGACGATATTCCTGTTTCCCCAAATAATGTGGCTAGTGAAAAACCAAATATCGGTATCGTAGAAACACAATACCAGCTAGTGAAAGAAGACACACAAGCTGCAAGGAATTTTGATGTTGAAGTAGTTGAGCAGGCATCCCTTGCCACTTCTGGCAGCAATGAGTTCAGTTTTCATGATAAAAAAAGCACATCAGATCCTAGTCATCAAAAGGATTTGCATAGTACTTTGTCTTCCACTATGCTGGAATCTCCTGTCATGTCTGAAAAATGTAATTCTTTGATCTCACcgatctcttcttcttctccagtTTTAGCTTTGACATCTTGGCTTGGGAGTTCCAGTCGAAATGATCTGAAATCCCAGTCTGCGCGATCCATGAATTCTTTTGTATCATTGAATGATAGCAATCATACTCCCGACTTAAAGCCTTCTGATCATACTAAACCTAGTACAAACATGTTTGCGATCAGTCCAATGCTTCTGCTGGAAGTGGATGATTGTGGCTATGGAGGTGGTCCATGTTCCGCTGGTGCCACTGCAGTTTTAGATCTTGTAGCGGAAGTTCTTGCTGATTTTGTCACTGGGCAAATGAAAGCTGCATCAGTTGTTGAGACCGTGCTGGAAAACGTACCTCAATATGCTGACGCTGAATCTATTTTAGTTTTTCAGGGCTTATGCCTTACTAGATTAATGAACTTTCTTGAGAGACGCCTCTTACGTGATGATGAGGAAGATGAGAAGAAGTTAGATAAGACCAGGTGGTCCTTAAACCTGGATGCACTGTCCTGGATGATAGTTGATCGTGTATACATGGGAGCTTTTCCTCAGCCAGCTAGTGTATTGAAGACTCTGGAGTTTTTGTTATCCATGTTGCAGTTGGCAAATAAAGACGGACGGATTGAAGAAACAATTCCAGCGGGCAGGCTCCTTTCTATTGGGAGAGGAAGCAGACAACTTGATACTTACATACATGCTCTCTTTAAGAATACAAATCGTATGATACTGTTCTGTTTCCTTCCATCGTTTTTACTCACCATAGGGGAAGATGATCTTCTTTCACGTCTGGGTCTGCTGAACGAGCCCAAGAAAATATTGTCTGTTTACCCATCACCAGTGGAAGAAGGGGTTAATGTTTTCACCGTGTTGCAGTTACTGGTTGCTCACAGGAGAATAATATTTTCTCCCAGTAATCTTGAGACCGATCTGAATTGTTGTCTCTGTATAAATTTGATATCCCTTCTCCACGATCATAGACAGAATGTCCAAAATGAAGCGGTTGATATTCTCAAGTATCTTTTGGTACAACGAAGGGCTGCACTTGAAGAATTTTTAGTTTCCAAACCTAATCAAGGATCTTCATTGGATGTTTTGCATGGTGGTTTCGATAATATTTTGACTGGAAACTTATCTGGATTTTTTGATTGGTTTCATAGTTCTCAGTCAGTTGTTAATAAAGTGTTGGAACAGTGTGCTGTCATTATGTGGGTGCAATATATTACAGGGTCAGCAAAGTTTGCTGGAGTTAGGATAAAGGACATGGATAGTCGCCGTAAAAGAGATATGGCAAAAAAAACAGGGGACTCATCGAAAGTGGAGCATAAACATTGGGAGCAGGTGAATGAACGGAGAATTGCACTTGAATTGGTTCGTGATGCCATGGCTACTGAGTTGCGTGTTATCCGCCAGGACAAATATGGATGGGTGCTTCATGCTGAAAGCGAGTGGCAAACTCACCTCCAACAACTAGTACATGAGCGAGGAATATTTCCGATCAGCAGATCTTCTACCAATGAGGAGGAGCCTGAGTGGTATCTTTGCCCCATTGAAGGTCCATATAGGATGCGGAAAAAGCTTGAACGGTGTAAACTAAAGATTGATACAATTGAAAATGTTCTGAATGGAAAATTTCTGTTAGGGGAAGGAGAACTGTCCAAGGAGAAAATTGAAGATGAAGATCATGCCTCTGATACTGAATCAGATTCTTTTTTCAATCTATTAGCTTCCAAGCCAAATGATGAATCTTTTAGTTCTGAATTATATGATGAATCAGCTTTCAGAGAATCAGAAGATGCTGGGGATATAGCTTTTTCTGGAGTTGGATGGAATGATGATCGAGAGAGTAGCATAAATGAAGCAAGTCTGCATTCAGCTACTGAATTTGGTGTCAAGTCAAGTGCTGGATCCACTCAAAGAGCTGAAAGTGTTCCAGGAAAGTCTGATTTAGGCTCCCCAAGGCAATCTTCTTCTGCAAGAATCGATGATGTCAGAGTGGCAGAGGATAAATCATATAAAGAACTAAATGATAATGGTGAATACTTGATCAGACCTTATCTAGAACCTTCCGAAAGGATCAAGTATAAGTACAATTGTGAAAGGGTTGTAGGCCTTGACAAACATGATGGCATATTTCTAATAGGAGAACTGTCGCTGTATGTCATTGAGAACTTTTATATTGATGATTCTGGGTGTATACATGAAAAAGATAGTGAAGATGACCTTTCTGTCATTGATCAGGCTTTGGGTGTACAGAAAGACTTATCCATTTGCATGGATTCTCATTCCAAATCCACTATGTCGTGGAGTGCTACTGCAAAAGCCTATGTAGGGGCTAGGGCCTGGGCATACAATGGTGGTGCCTGGGGGAAGGAAAAGCTGGGTAGTAGTGGTAATGTGCCTCATCTTTGGCATATGTGGAAGCTTGATAGTGTCCATGAGCTTCTAAAGCGTGATTATCAGCTGCGGCCGGTTGCTATTGAGGTTTTTAGCATGGATGGTTGCAATGACCTATTGGTTTTCCACAAAAAAGAACGAGAAGAAGTTTTCAAAAATCTGGTGGCCATGAATCTACCTAGGAACAGCAT GTTAGATTCCACAATCTCTGGATCAACAAAACAAGATAGCAACGAAGGTAGCCGTCTTTTCAAGGTTATGGCGAAGTCCTTCTCCAAGAGATGGCAAAATGGAGAAATTAGCAATTTTCAGTACATCATGCATCTTAACACACTTGCTGGCCGTGGATACAGTGATCTTACACAGTATCCTGTGTTTCCGTGGGTGCTGGCAGATTACGAGAGTgaaactcttaatttctcagatCCAAAAACCTTTCGGAAACTTGATAAGCCAATGGGTTGCCAATCATTAGAAGGAGAAGAGGAATTCAGGAAGAG ATACGATAGCTGGGATGATCCAGAGGTCCCCAAATTTCATTATGGTTCTCATTATTCTAGCGCGGGGATAGTTCTCTTCTACCTCCTACGCCTGCCTCCCTTCAGCATGGAGAACCAAAAATTGCAGGGTGGACAATTTGACCATGCTGATCGTCTTTTCAATAGTATACAGGATACATGGTTGAGTGCTGCTGGAAAAGGCAACACTTCTGATGTCAAGGAACTAATTCCGGAGTTCTTCTATATGCCTGAGTTCCTGGAGAACAAGTTCCAGCTAGACTTTGGCGAGAAACAATCAGGCGAGAAG GTTGGCGAAGTTGTCTTGCCTCCATGGGCCAAGGGCAGTGCTAGGGAGTTCATCAGGAAGCATAGGGAAGCTTTGGAGTCCGACTACATTTCAGAGCATCTGCATCACTGGATAGATCTTATTTTTGGATATAGACAGAGAGGGAAA GCTGCTGAAGATGCTGTTAATGTCTTCTACCATTATACATACGAAGGCAGTGTTGACATCGATTCAGTTGCAGATCCTGCTATGAAAGCTTCAATACTAGCACAGATTAATCACTTTGGACAAACACCAAAACAACTCTTCTTGAAGCCCCATGTCAAGAGACGAACAGATAAAAGGAATCTCCCTCACCCACTTCGGCATTCTGAGCTGCTTGTTCCTCATGAGATTCGCAAGAGCTCGTCTCCTATATCCCAAATTGTGAATTTTGGCGACAAGGTTCTCATTGCTGGTCCAAATAATTTGCTAAAACCAAGAACATTTTCTAAAAATGTCGCATGGGGTTTTCCTGATCGGAGCTTGAGATTCGTAACCTATGATCAAGAACGGGTTCTTTCTACTCACGAAAATCTTCATGGGGGTAACCAAATCCAATGTGTTGGTGCAACCCATGATGGTCAAAGTTTGGTTACCGGGGCTGATGATGGCTTGGTCTGCGTTTGGAGACTTGGCAAAGATGGACCTCGTGTAGTTCGACGCCTACAGTTGGAGAAGGCTCTTTGTGGCCATACTGGTAAAATCACCTGCCTTCACGTTAGCCAGCCTTACATGATGATCGTGAGCGGGTCTGAGGATTGTTCGGTAATAATATGGGATCTGAGCTCTTTGGTTTTCGTGAGGCAGCTGCCCGAGTTTCCTTCACCGGTGTCAGCAATCTACGTGAATGATCTGACCGGAGAAATTTTGACTGCAGCAGGCGTGATGCTCGCCGTTTGGAGCATCAATGGCGATTGCCTTGCAGTGGTGAACACCTCACAACTCCCATCCGATTCGATCCTCTCCCTCACAGGTAGCACTTTCTCAGATTGTATAGATAAACAGTGGTATGCATCTGGGCACCAAAGTGGTGCAGTCAAAGTCTGGAAGATGGTTCACTCTTCCAGCGAGGAGTCGAGCCAAGCCAAACAAAATACTAGCCCCGGAGCTGGTCTGGGACTTGGAAGTAAAGTTCCCGAGTATCGGCTAATCCTACACAAGGTGTTGAAGTCCCACAAATTCCCGGTGACGGCCCTTCACCTGTCGAGCGACCTAAAACAGTTATTGAGTGGGGATTCGGGAGGCCACCTTGTTTCATGGACGTTACCAGAGGAGAGCTTGAGATCCTTGATGAACCATGGCTGA